A genomic region of Apteryx mantelli isolate bAptMan1 chromosome 10, bAptMan1.hap1, whole genome shotgun sequence contains the following coding sequences:
- the SPIRE2 gene encoding protein spire homolog 2 isoform X1 — MARAGGGGPRELSLEEVLKCYEQPLNEEQAWALCFQGCRAAAAAAAAAAGPLRTADIRLRGDGSVALPVAPPEVPLLLSPSTEAQMVQSLGFAIYRALDWGLDENEERELSPQLEQLIDLMTNSDSEDSGCGTADEGYGGQEEEEEGGEGPPRAVRTFGQAMRCCAARLADPAGAQAHYQAVCRALFAETVELKAFLAKIRDAKEMLQKLKEDEEAEERPSAELGNLRNADWARLWVQLMRELRHGVKLKKVQEKQFNPLPTEYQLTPFEMLMQDIRARNYKLRKVMVDGDIPPRVKKDAHELILDFIRSRPPLKQASERRLRPLPQKQRTVHEKILEEIKQERKLRPVETRYRSQKGYSSLPCIPHACSGNATSSSCINLSVLEASAPPPRPRPRVLLKAPTLAEMEEMNISEEEDSPGAEPGSALPLKRDRSFSEQDLAQFQSELSDSQDAPQEPGPLEPEPRPRSGSVPASYHPVPYGAAPLPSPRGALGCLEERPEDGSGAAPASGSKHLWLEFSHPVESLALTVEEMINVRRVLVKAEMEKFLQSKELYNSLKKGKVCCCCRAKFPLFSWPAACLFCKRSVCTSCSLKMKMPSKKLAHIPVYALGFESLPGSLGAKALLPRRRDTFHSLPGAGGRRVEDEFPHMYAQGALLRDVCSDCTGFVADVIASSRRSVAALNAAPPRARRGASWHP; from the exons atggcgcgggcgggcggcgggggcccgcGGGAGCTGTCCCTCGAGGAGGTGCTGAAGTGCTACGAGCAGCCGCTGAACGAGGAGCAGGCCTGGGCGCTCTGCTTCCAgggctgccgcgccgccgccgccgccgccgccgccgccgccgggccgctccGCACCGCCGACATCCGCCTCCGCGGCGACGGCAGCGTCGCCCTCCCCGTCGCGCCGCCCG AGGTGCCGCTGCTCCTGTCACCCTCCACCGAAGCACAG ATGGTGCAGTCACTGGGCTTTGCCATCTACCGGGCGCTGGACTGGGGGCTGGACGAGAACGAGGAGCGGGAGCTGAGCCCGCAGCTGGAGCAGCTCATCGACCTGATGACCAACAGCGACTCGGAGGACAGCGGCTGCGGCACGGCCGACGAGGGCTacggggggcaggaggaggaggaggaggggggcgaggggccgccgcgggccgTGCGCACCTTCGGGCAGGCCATGCGGTGCtgcgccgcccgcctcgccgaccccgccggggcgcAGGCCCACTACCAGGCCGTGTGCAGGGCCCTCTTCGCCGAGACCGTGGAGCTCAAAGCCTTCCTCGCCAAGATCCGCGACGCCAAGGAG ATGCTGCAGAAGCTGAAGGAGGACGAGGAGGCGGAGGAGCGGCCGTCGGCGGAGCTGGGCAACCTGCGCAACGCGGACTGG GCCCGGCTCTGGGTGCAGCTGATGCGGGAGCTGCGGCACGGCGTGAAGCTGAAGAAGGTGCAGGAGAAGCAGTTCAACCCGCTGCCCACCGAGTACCAGCTCACCCCCTTCGAGATGCTCATGCAGGACATCCGGGCGCGCAACTACAAGCTCCGCAAAGTCATG GTGGATGGAGACATCCCGCCCCGGGTGAAGAAGGACGCGCACGAGCTCATCCTGGATTTCATCCGCTCGCGGCCCCCGCTGAAGCAG GCGTCGGAGCGGCGGCTGCGGCCCTTGCCGCAGAAGCAGAGGACGGTCCATGAGAAGATTTTGGAGGAGATCAAGCAGGAGAGGAAGCTCCGGCCCGTGGAGACGCGGTACCGGAGCCAGAAAG GCTACAGCTCCCTGCCCTGCATCCCGCACGCCTGCTCCGGCAACGCGACGTCCAGCTCCTGCATCAACCTCTCCGTGCTGGAGGcgagcgccccgccgccgcggccccggccccgcgtccTGCTCAAGGCGCCCACGCTGGCCGAGATGGAGGAGATGAACATCTCGGAG GAGGAGGACTCTCCGGGCGCGGAGCCCGGCTCGGCGCTCCCGTTGAAGCGGGACCGCTCCTTCTCGGAGCAGGACCTGGCCCAGTTCCAGAGCGAGCTGAGCGACAGCCAGGATGCGCCCCAGGAGCCGGGGCCGCTGGagcccgagccccggccccgctcag GCTCGGTGCCAGCTAGCTACCACCCGGTGCCGTacggcgccgcgccgctgccgtcGCCCCGCGGTGCCCTCGGCTGCCTGGAGGAGAGGCCGGAGGACGGCTCGGGCGCTGCTCCCGCCAGCGGCTCCAAGCACCTGTGGCTG GAGTTCAGCCACCCCGTGGAGAGCCTGGCCCTCACCGTGGAGGAGATGATCAACGTGCGCCGGGTGCTGGTCAAGGCCGAGATggagaagttcctgcagagcaaggagctgtACAACAGCCTGAAAAAAGGGAAG gtctgctgctgctgcagggccaaGTTCCCCCTGTTCTCCTGGCCGGCGGCCTGCCTCTTCTGCAAGCG GTCCGTCTGCACCTCCTGCAGCCTCAAG ATGAAGATGCCTTCCAAGAAGCTGGCTCACATCCCCGTCTACGCGCTGGGCTTCGAGAGCCTCCCGGGCTCGCTGGGCGCCAAAGCCCTGCTGCCGCGGCGCAGGGACACCTTCCA CTcgctgcccggcgccggcgggcgccGCGTGGAGGACGAGTTCCCGCACATGTACGCCCAGGGCGCCCTGCTCCGCGACGTCTGCAGCGACTGCACGGGCTTCGTGGCCGACGTCATCGCCTCCAGCCGCCGCAGCGTGGCCGCGCTCaacgccgcgccgccccgcgcccgccgcggcgcctcctGGCACCCGTGA
- the SPIRE2 gene encoding protein spire homolog 2 isoform X2, translating into MVQSLGFAIYRALDWGLDENEERELSPQLEQLIDLMTNSDSEDSGCGTADEGYGGQEEEEEGGEGPPRAVRTFGQAMRCCAARLADPAGAQAHYQAVCRALFAETVELKAFLAKIRDAKEMLQKLKEDEEAEERPSAELGNLRNADWARLWVQLMRELRHGVKLKKVQEKQFNPLPTEYQLTPFEMLMQDIRARNYKLRKVMVDGDIPPRVKKDAHELILDFIRSRPPLKQASERRLRPLPQKQRTVHEKILEEIKQERKLRPVETRYRSQKGYSSLPCIPHACSGNATSSSCINLSVLEASAPPPRPRPRVLLKAPTLAEMEEMNISEEEDSPGAEPGSALPLKRDRSFSEQDLAQFQSELSDSQDAPQEPGPLEPEPRPRSGSVPASYHPVPYGAAPLPSPRGALGCLEERPEDGSGAAPASGSKHLWLEFSHPVESLALTVEEMINVRRVLVKAEMEKFLQSKELYNSLKKGKPFCPQVCCCCRAKFPLFSWPAACLFCKRSVCTSCSLKMKMPSKKLAHIPVYALGFESLPGSLGAKALLPRRRDTFHSLPGAGGRRVEDEFPHMYAQGALLRDVCSDCTGFVADVIASSRRSVAALNAAPPRARRGASWHP; encoded by the exons ATGGTGCAGTCACTGGGCTTTGCCATCTACCGGGCGCTGGACTGGGGGCTGGACGAGAACGAGGAGCGGGAGCTGAGCCCGCAGCTGGAGCAGCTCATCGACCTGATGACCAACAGCGACTCGGAGGACAGCGGCTGCGGCACGGCCGACGAGGGCTacggggggcaggaggaggaggaggaggggggcgaggggccgccgcgggccgTGCGCACCTTCGGGCAGGCCATGCGGTGCtgcgccgcccgcctcgccgaccccgccggggcgcAGGCCCACTACCAGGCCGTGTGCAGGGCCCTCTTCGCCGAGACCGTGGAGCTCAAAGCCTTCCTCGCCAAGATCCGCGACGCCAAGGAG ATGCTGCAGAAGCTGAAGGAGGACGAGGAGGCGGAGGAGCGGCCGTCGGCGGAGCTGGGCAACCTGCGCAACGCGGACTGG GCCCGGCTCTGGGTGCAGCTGATGCGGGAGCTGCGGCACGGCGTGAAGCTGAAGAAGGTGCAGGAGAAGCAGTTCAACCCGCTGCCCACCGAGTACCAGCTCACCCCCTTCGAGATGCTCATGCAGGACATCCGGGCGCGCAACTACAAGCTCCGCAAAGTCATG GTGGATGGAGACATCCCGCCCCGGGTGAAGAAGGACGCGCACGAGCTCATCCTGGATTTCATCCGCTCGCGGCCCCCGCTGAAGCAG GCGTCGGAGCGGCGGCTGCGGCCCTTGCCGCAGAAGCAGAGGACGGTCCATGAGAAGATTTTGGAGGAGATCAAGCAGGAGAGGAAGCTCCGGCCCGTGGAGACGCGGTACCGGAGCCAGAAAG GCTACAGCTCCCTGCCCTGCATCCCGCACGCCTGCTCCGGCAACGCGACGTCCAGCTCCTGCATCAACCTCTCCGTGCTGGAGGcgagcgccccgccgccgcggccccggccccgcgtccTGCTCAAGGCGCCCACGCTGGCCGAGATGGAGGAGATGAACATCTCGGAG GAGGAGGACTCTCCGGGCGCGGAGCCCGGCTCGGCGCTCCCGTTGAAGCGGGACCGCTCCTTCTCGGAGCAGGACCTGGCCCAGTTCCAGAGCGAGCTGAGCGACAGCCAGGATGCGCCCCAGGAGCCGGGGCCGCTGGagcccgagccccggccccgctcag GCTCGGTGCCAGCTAGCTACCACCCGGTGCCGTacggcgccgcgccgctgccgtcGCCCCGCGGTGCCCTCGGCTGCCTGGAGGAGAGGCCGGAGGACGGCTCGGGCGCTGCTCCCGCCAGCGGCTCCAAGCACCTGTGGCTG GAGTTCAGCCACCCCGTGGAGAGCCTGGCCCTCACCGTGGAGGAGATGATCAACGTGCGCCGGGTGCTGGTCAAGGCCGAGATggagaagttcctgcagagcaaggagctgtACAACAGCCTGAAAAAAGGGAAG CCCTTCTGCCCGcaggtctgctgctgctgcagggccaaGTTCCCCCTGTTCTCCTGGCCGGCGGCCTGCCTCTTCTGCAAGCG GTCCGTCTGCACCTCCTGCAGCCTCAAG ATGAAGATGCCTTCCAAGAAGCTGGCTCACATCCCCGTCTACGCGCTGGGCTTCGAGAGCCTCCCGGGCTCGCTGGGCGCCAAAGCCCTGCTGCCGCGGCGCAGGGACACCTTCCA CTcgctgcccggcgccggcgggcgccGCGTGGAGGACGAGTTCCCGCACATGTACGCCCAGGGCGCCCTGCTCCGCGACGTCTGCAGCGACTGCACGGGCTTCGTGGCCGACGTCATCGCCTCCAGCCGCCGCAGCGTGGCCGCGCTCaacgccgcgccgccccgcgcccgccgcggcgcctcctGGCACCCGTGA